In Staphylococcus lloydii, the following proteins share a genomic window:
- a CDS encoding NtaA/DmoA family FMN-dependent monooxygenase (This protein belongs to a clade of FMN-dependent monooxygenases, within a broader family of flavin-dependent oxidoreductases, the luciferase-like monooxygenase (LMM) family, some of whose members use coenzyme F420 rather than FMN.): MSREMHLTALVYSTGLHPDSWRLPNSHINEIGSIDFQIKMAQLAERGKLDAFFLGDGQYISEEATGQISYYFEPLTALAAVSRETKYIGLVATISSSFYEPYLAARMLSSLNQMAQGRIGANIVTSQFDVEAQNFSMDKLPSLEERYNRADEFITVMKKLWCSFKTSAIVNDKETGIGLDSNQIKAIKHTGTHFQVNGAMNIPTSEYGRPMLFQAGTSIPGREIAARHVEGVFSIAWNMRDAKNFRKDMQLRAKKEERTTPLVLPGLTVYVDETYEKACALKQELDQFVSIENRKKRLSKAIGIDVANWEMDERVPNLQPYEEVQQKVVKSVYSAVKNAVETEELTLRQLLERFSTWVGHKTIVGTPEMVADQMIQWFEEGACDGFTLMPPTYPDLFEKFIDLVIPVLQARGVFRKDYQHATLKGHLGCCEREVKVKSR; this comes from the coding sequence ATGTCGAGAGAAATGCATTTAACAGCTTTAGTTTATAGTACAGGTCTGCATCCAGATTCGTGGAGACTTCCTAATTCTCATATAAACGAAATTGGAAGTATTGATTTTCAAATTAAGATGGCACAATTGGCTGAACGAGGTAAGTTAGATGCTTTCTTTTTGGGAGATGGGCAATATATTTCAGAAGAAGCTACAGGACAAATTTCTTACTATTTTGAACCTCTTACAGCTTTAGCTGCGGTGTCTCGAGAAACAAAATATATTGGGCTTGTGGCGACAATTTCATCTTCATTTTATGAGCCATATTTAGCCGCGCGAATGTTATCGAGTCTGAATCAAATGGCTCAAGGACGTATCGGTGCGAATATTGTGACATCACAATTTGATGTAGAAGCTCAAAATTTTTCCATGGATAAGTTACCTTCGCTTGAGGAAAGGTATAACCGTGCAGACGAATTTATTACAGTTATGAAAAAATTATGGTGCTCTTTTAAAACAAGCGCAATTGTTAATGACAAAGAAACTGGTATCGGATTGGATAGTAATCAAATAAAGGCAATTAAACATACTGGAACACATTTTCAAGTGAATGGTGCAATGAACATACCTACATCTGAATATGGACGACCAATGTTATTTCAAGCTGGCACATCGATACCTGGGAGAGAAATTGCTGCACGACATGTAGAGGGCGTATTTTCTATCGCTTGGAACATGCGAGATGCTAAGAATTTTAGAAAAGACATGCAGTTACGTGCAAAAAAAGAGGAGCGTACTACACCGCTGGTATTACCCGGTTTAACAGTTTATGTCGATGAAACATATGAGAAAGCATGTGCTTTAAAACAAGAATTAGATCAATTTGTCTCTATAGAGAATAGGAAAAAACGGTTATCCAAAGCAATAGGTATAGATGTTGCTAATTGGGAAATGGATGAGCGCGTTCCTAACTTGCAACCTTATGAAGAAGTACAACAAAAAGTTGTGAAATCAGTTTATAGTGCAGTGAAAAATGCGGTCGAGACTGAGGAATTAACTTTGAGACAATTACTCGAACGTTTTTCAACATGGGTGGGACATAAAACGATTGTGGGCACACCTGAGATGGTGGCTGACCAAATGATTCAATGGTTCGAGGAAGGCGCGTGTGACGGATTTACATTAATGCCGCCTACATATCCTGATCTATTTGAAAAGTTCATTGATCTTGTTATCCCAGTTTTACAAGCGCGTGGTGTCTTTAGAAAAGACTATCAACACGCAACATTAAAAGGGCATTTAGGTTGTTGTGAGCGAGAAGTAAAAGTAAAAAGCCGATAA
- the rbsR gene encoding ribose utilization transcriptional repressor RbsR, translating into MKKVSIKDVAREAGVSVTAVSHILNDNKQRFSQGTIKKVLDAKEKLGYIPNKNAQQLRGSKTKMIGVLLPSLTNPFFSTIIQSMDEHKPDNVEIIFLTTINKGLEENIKHLVEHGVDGLVIGRLIDEPENLNAYLTKHKIPYVVLDQSEDNGFTDIIRTNEHEGGKSAAKHLIDYGHTNLAIIQPYELMANMKNRIDGFEQYCGVHNIPNPKKINTELSKLGGKNAVNQLISQEVTGIFAINDEIAIGAIRALIDNNFAVPDDISIIGYDDIDFAQYMNPALTTIAQPIDEIGKVALHQILKKVEGLSSKTEKIELPTQLIVRETTQSLK; encoded by the coding sequence ATGAAAAAAGTATCTATTAAAGATGTAGCTCGGGAAGCGGGCGTATCGGTGACTGCTGTGTCACATATATTAAATGATAATAAGCAACGTTTTTCTCAAGGGACAATAAAAAAAGTATTAGATGCCAAAGAGAAGTTAGGTTACATACCGAATAAAAATGCGCAACAATTGCGTGGAAGTAAAACGAAAATGATTGGCGTATTATTGCCGAGTTTAACGAATCCTTTCTTTTCTACCATCATACAAAGTATGGATGAGCATAAGCCAGATAATGTTGAGATTATATTTTTAACAACCATTAATAAAGGACTAGAAGAAAATATAAAGCATTTAGTAGAGCATGGTGTAGATGGCTTGGTCATAGGTCGGCTTATAGATGAACCAGAAAATTTAAACGCATATTTAACGAAACATAAAATTCCATATGTAGTGTTAGATCAAAGTGAAGACAATGGTTTTACGGATATTATTAGAACGAATGAACATGAAGGTGGAAAGTCGGCAGCAAAACATTTAATAGACTACGGTCACACTAACCTTGCAATTATACAACCCTATGAACTAATGGCTAACATGAAAAACAGAATCGATGGATTTGAGCAGTATTGTGGTGTACACAATATCCCTAATCCTAAAAAAATAAATACAGAATTATCGAAACTTGGAGGTAAAAATGCTGTGAATCAACTTATTAGCCAAGAAGTCACTGGTATTTTTGCGATAAATGATGAAATTGCTATTGGTGCTATACGTGCATTAATCGATAATAACTTTGCAGTTCCCGATGATATTTCAATTATTGGTTACGATGATATTGATTTTGCCCAATATATGAATCCAGCTTTAACAACGATTGCACAACCTATAGATGAAATTGGGAAGGTTGCCTTACATCAGATACTTAAAAAAGTAGAGGGACTAAGTAGTAAAACAGAGAAAATTGAATTACCTACACAATTAATTGTGCGAGAAACGACACAAAGCCTCAAATAA
- the rbsU gene encoding ribose/proton symporter RbsU codes for MNVVALLIGLGPLIGWGLFPTIASKFGGKPVNQIIGTTIGTLIFAVVFYLSTGHSFPTGMDLFFAILSGAGWSFGQIMTFKAFEYVGSSRAMPVTTAFQLLGASLWGVFALGNWPGISHKIIGFSALVVILIGARMTVWSEKTEATSSNYLKKAVVILLIGEIGYWLYSAAPQATDIGGKTAFLPQAIGMVIVAVVYGLTKMKKENAFTNKVTWLQIISGFFFAFAALTYLISAQPDMNGLATGFVLSQTSVVLATLTGIYFLNQRKTSKEMVITIIGLVLILVAATVTVFIK; via the coding sequence ATGAACGTAGTAGCATTATTGATTGGATTAGGACCATTAATAGGTTGGGGGTTATTTCCTACCATTGCATCAAAATTTGGTGGTAAACCCGTAAACCAAATTATTGGGACAACGATAGGAACTTTAATTTTTGCAGTTGTCTTTTATTTATCTACAGGACATAGTTTTCCAACGGGAATGGATTTGTTTTTCGCAATATTATCAGGAGCAGGATGGAGTTTCGGTCAAATTATGACGTTTAAAGCTTTTGAGTACGTAGGTTCATCAAGAGCGATGCCAGTCACAACAGCGTTTCAATTATTAGGTGCTTCACTTTGGGGTGTCTTTGCACTAGGAAACTGGCCGGGCATTTCACATAAAATTATAGGTTTTAGTGCATTAGTCGTTATTTTAATTGGTGCACGTATGACGGTATGGAGTGAAAAAACCGAAGCAACTAGCAGTAATTATTTGAAAAAAGCAGTCGTCATTCTATTAATTGGGGAAATCGGTTATTGGTTATATTCAGCAGCGCCTCAAGCGACAGATATTGGTGGTAAAACAGCATTCTTACCTCAAGCTATTGGTATGGTTATAGTCGCAGTCGTTTATGGATTGACAAAGATGAAAAAAGAAAATGCATTTACCAATAAGGTTACATGGTTGCAAATTATTTCAGGTTTCTTCTTTGCATTTGCGGCATTAACTTATTTAATTTCAGCGCAACCAGATATGAATGGTTTAGCTACTGGTTTCGTACTTTCTCAAACTTCAGTAGTGTTAGCAACATTAACGGGTATTTATTTCTTAAACCAACGCAAAACTTCAAAAGAAATGGTTATTACGATTATTGGATTAGTCCTTATCTTAGTAGCA